The genomic region GTGAGGGTCCCTGTTTTGTCAGAGCCGATCACAGTGGTTGAACCCAGGGTTTCCACAGCGGGCAGCTGCCGGATTATGGCGTTTCTTTTCGCCATGCGCTGGACGCCCACAGCCAGGGTCACAGTGAGTACTATGGGCAGGGCCTCTGGAACCGTACCCACAGCCAGGGCTACCGCGGTTCGAATAATCTCCCGCGGTTCCCAGCCCATGAGCAGACCCATGCCAATAACCACAAGGGATAATACAAACACGGCCACGCCAATGGCTTTACCCAGCCAGGCCATCTTTTCCTGGATGGGTGTTTCCACATCCCCCATTTCCTTTGTCTTCTCAGCAATGCGGCCCAGTTCGCTTACTTCTCCGGTGCGCACCGCAATACCCTTGCCCCGGCCTGAGGTGATATGGGTTCCGGCAAAAACCATGCTGTACTGATCTCCGGGAACGGCCTTATCATCATCCACAGCTTCGGTCTGCTTTCTTACAGGCTCAGATTCTCCGGTCAGAGCGGATTCATCAGCTGCCAGATCTCTGGCTTCCAGCAGGCGGCAATCAGCCGGAACACTTCCCCCTGAGGCCATGACAACAATATCGCCGGGTACAACATCCTCACTGTTGATCTCCTCCTTTTGTCCGTCCCGAATGACTTTGGCCTTGGGAGCACTCATCTCGGCAAGAGATTGAATGGCCTTGCGGGCACGGGTTTCCTGAATAAAGCCGATGGCGCCGTTAAGTATGACCACTGCCATGATGACAGAGGCATCGATGATTTCCTGTATGAATAGAGATACAACAGCAGCTATGAGCAGAATATAGATGAGGGGATCTGTAAACTGGTGCAGCAGGATGACGTACCAGGATTTTTTTTCCCCTGTGCGAATTTTGTTGGGACCGTATTTATCCCTGCGTTTTTTAGACTCATCTCCGGACAGACCTTGCTGTTTATCGGTCTCAAATTCAGACAACAAGTCGCTGCTGTCCTTAGTATGCCATGCTGTTTCCTGTAGTTCCTGTTTATTTTTCATCTTTAACTCTCAAGTTATTCACTTCTCTCCAGCTCGGCCACCCGCTCAATAACCCTGATCACGCTGTCCGGCTGGAGAGAAATGGAATCAATTCCCTCTTCAACCAGAAAGGCGGCAAATTCACTGTCATTACTGGGGGCTTCGCCGCAGATGCCCACTTTGCTCCCATGCTTGTGTGCGGTTTCAATGAGCATGCTGATCATACGTTTGACGGATTCTTCGCTTTCATCAAAGAGGTGAGCCAGTTTTTCTGAATCGCGGCTGATGCCCAGAACCAGCTGGGTAAGATCATTGGAGCCGATGGAAAACCCGTCAAATCGACTGGCAAAGGCTTCCGCCTCAATGACATTACTGGGGATCTCCGCCATGACATAAACCTCAAGATTCTTTTTCCCGCGCAGCAGTCCGTTTTCAGCAAGAACTTCAAGGACCCTGTCAGCTTCCGCAGGTGTCCGGCAGAAAGGAATCATGATCACCACATTGGCAAAGCCCATCTTCTCGCGGACCCTGCGTATAGCCCGGCATTCCAGGGCGAATCCATCCCTGTACTCGTCACTGTAATAGCGGGACGCACCGCGCCAGCCCAGCATGGGGTTTTCTTCATCAGGCTCAAACTGCCTGCCGCCGATGAGATCAGCATATTCATTGGTCTTGAAATCACTCATGCGCACGATTACCGGATGAGGATGTCTGGAAGCAGCTATTACACCAATACCCCGGGACAGAAGCTCCACAAAATATTCTTCCTTGTCTTCATAACCACGGGTCAGCTCCGTTATCCTGGACCTGGCTTTTTTGTCTTTCACCTTATCAAATCTGGTCAGGGCCAGAGGATGAATCTTGATTACATTGTTGATGAGATATTCCATCCTGGCCAGACCAACACCCCTGCAGGGCAGCTTCCACCAGCGCATGGCAGCTTCAGGGGCGCCTATGTTGAGCATGATATCGGTCTTTGTGTCCGGAACCTTTTCAAGATCCAGGTCCTGTTCCTCAAACTCAAGGTACCCCTGATATACGTAGCCTTTGTCCCCTTCAGCACAGGAAACTGTAATTTTTTGATCATTTTTCAAGGTTGTGGTGGCATCCGCTGCTCCGACAATGGCCGGGATGCCCATTTCCCTGCTGACTATGGCCGCGTGAGAGGTACGCCCCCCAAGCTCAGTAACAATGGCCGAAGCCTTTTTCATGATGGGCACCCAGTCCGGATCTGTCATGGTGGTTACAAGTACGGAACCGTCCTTGAACTTGCCTATCTGATCCGCGCTTTTAATCACCGCGGCATTACCCGTGGCAATGCTCTGCCCGATGCTCAGGCCGGTCAAGAGACGCTTTCCCTCTTCCATGAGCCTGTAAGTCTTAAGGGTAGCTGCAGCTTTCTGGGAGTGCACAGTTTCAGGCCGGGCCTGGACAATATAAATGTGGTCATGTTCACCTTCCCTGGCCCATTCAATGTCCATGGGCTTCTCGTAATGCTTTTCAATTGCAGCGCCCCAGCGGGCAAGCTGTACAATTTCATCATCTGTCAGGACAAAAGAATCACGCTCTTTTTGCGTGGTTTTAATATTTCTGGTGGGGGTTTTGCCCGCGTCCGCGTAAACCATCTTTTTTTCCTTGGACCCGTGCGTCTTCTCAATAATGGGATCAATTTCCTCTTTACCAAGAAATGGTTTGAAAACTGTATACTGGTCGGGATTGACCGTACCCTGAACAACGTTTTCACCAAGCCCCCACGCAGCATTGATGAGCACTACATCAGGAAACCCTGAATCAGTATCCAGAGTGAACAATACTCCGGAACCAGCTAGATCTGACCGGACCATCTTCTGTATACCTACAGACAAAGCAACATCCATGTGCTTGAAGTTATTTTCTTCACGGTAGGCTATGGCCCGGTCAGTAAACAGGGAGGCAAAACATTTTTTACACACCTCCATTAGAGAGTCCTCACCGGTAATGTTTAGAAAAGACTCCTGCTGGCCGGCAAAGCTGGCTTCAGGCATGTCCTCTGCTGTAGCGCTGGAACGGACCGCTACATCCGCTGCGTCAGTACTGTACCTTTTGCTTAGTTCCGAGTAAGCTTCCCTTACGGCCCTGGAAACATCTTCCGGCATATCACCTTCATTAAAGAGCTTGCGAATGGCTTTGCCTGTCTGTTTCAGGGACTTCCTGTCTTTCTGGTAGTCATCAAGCAAACTGGTGAGTTTTTCCTTCATCCTGTTTTCATCAATAAATTTCCAATATGCCTGTGTTGTTGTGGCAAACCCGTCTGGAACTGAAATATCCTGCTCTTTCAAAGCACTGATCATTTCTCCGAGAGAGGCGTTCTTGCCTCCAACTCTGGAAAGATCATCAGAACCAATATCTTCAAACCACAACACAAATTCTTCCTGTTTACTGCTGTTCATTGTATTTCCACCTCCTGTGATGAATTTCCTATATTTAATCCATTTTTTATTAAATAAGGCTTATATATCTGATGCCATGTAACAATAATTGACTGGATTTGACTGCTGACTGATCCTTTCCTTCCAGCTGCTCTGGATAGGCCTCAACAGCCTCTGTCATCCACGCCACAAATCAAGAATCACCCAAATAGCAATGCTTAACAGGTCGCAAATCTTCATCCAGTTCATATGCCAGTGGTATTCCTGTAGGAATATTCAGCGAGACAATGTCATCATGCGATACATTGTTTAGATATTTAACAAGTGCACGCAGACTATTGCCGTGAGCTGTCACTATACATTTTTTCCCTGCTTTGAGATCAGGAGCAATTGATCCGTGCCAATAGGGCAAGAAGCGCTCGACCGTATCTTTCAAAGACTCAGTCAAGGGTAGCTCGCTATTTTTCACTTCCCGGTAACGCGGATCATAACCTGGATACCTTTTGTCAGTCTTATTCAAAGCCGGCGGCCGGATATCATAGCTTCTGCGCCAGAGGAAAACCTGTTCTTCTCCGAAATTTTTTGCAGTCTCCTCCTTATACATACCTTGTAATGCCCCGTAATGTCTCTCATTTAGACGCCATGAACGTTCAACTGGAATCCACATCTGGTCTATTTCATCCAGAACAATCCAAAGAGTACGCACAGCGCGTTTGAGGACGGAAGTGTAAGCAATATCAAAAGAATAACCTTTGAATTTAAGAATCTTACCTGCTTCCTGAGCTTCAGCAATGCCTTGTTCTGAAAGATCGACATCCGTCCATCCGGAAAATCGGTTTTCTCTGTTCCATAAACTCTCACCATGTCGCAACAGTATTAATTTTTCTTCCATAACAGCAGGCTCCAACATGGATTACTCATCTTCTAAGCGGCGCGGAAACTGGTTTAATACAGTATTTTCCCCAATTTCTTTTTCAAAGATTGACTGGGCGTTATCGTATTTTTTCAGCAAAGCTTCCCACATCAGATCAGCCTGAGTTTCTAATTCTTCCAGGGATGATTTGACTGTTTCCAATTCTGCAATTTTGTCCTTGAGTTCCTGATGCTTGATAACCAGGCTTTCCATTAACTGCTTATATTCAATCTCATTACCGGAATTTGCTTGAATGGCCTTTCCAGCCAGCCTGCTGACTTCAGCATGCCTGTGCTCAATCCTGTCTTTAATTCTTTTTATGTCTTCTTTCCTGGTTTCAAACATGATCAAATCCCTCCTAACTCACTATGATCTGCATTAATAACTCACAAAATCCAGCCCTTCTCTTAGAACACGGGCAAAGACAGACATCTTCTTTTAGTAGCTTACTCATTCGTTGCTGCAACAAAAAGCAAGAAACTTCAGGCAAAAGCTGAGACAGTCGCTGGGCATTGGGACTGTCCGACCTTTAGAAGCTCCTCACCCGGGCGGCCCGGGACCGAACCTGCGAGTAACTTACACCACTCGTTCCCAGGCTCCAGCCTGGGAACAAGGAATGCCTATCTTCAACCTTCAACCTTCAGCCTTCAGCCTTAAGCCTTCAACCTTTAGCCTTCAACCTTCAGCCTTCAGCCTTCAACCTTCAACCTTCAACCTTCAGCCTTNNNNNNNNNNNNNNNNNNNNNNNNNNNNNNNNNNNNNNNNNNNNNNNNNNNNNNNNNNNNNNNNNNNNNNNNNNNNNNNNNNNNNNNNNNNNNNNNNNNNNNNNNNNNNNNNNNNCCTTCAGCCTTCAGCCTTCAACCTTCAGCCTTCAACCTTTAGCCTTCAACCTTCAGCCTTCAGCCTAAAAAATTCAGTTATCGCCACAACTTAACGATGCTTGTTGAATTTGGGTTGCGGGTACAATCCGCGTTAGTATTATGGTTTGAATCATTTATTACTCAATGCCTCAACTTTCCAACGGATCATATCTGCTATTTCAGCCTCGTCCATGGTAAATTCCTCCGGACTTACAGGTTCGCCGAAAATGATCTCGACCTTCCCCGGACGGGGCAGCAGGCGTCCTGGCGGCATCAAATCCCAGGTTCCTTTAATAAATACGGGTATTACCGGTACAGGCTCTGCCCGCAGAATCAGTCCAATGCCGGATTTGAATTCCTGCAGCTTTCCATCCGGGCTTCTCTGACCCTCTGGGAACCAGATAAGTCCGTCTCCACGCTTGAGAATAGAGGCTGCAAGGGCCAGGCTTGCACGGGGTGCGGCCCCGGGATCTACCGGCAACAAACGTACTATGCGGCTGAGCCAGCGGGTCAGGGGATTGGTAAAAAACAATCCTGAAAAGCCGGCCCAGTAAAAAGATTTCAATTTATCCCTGTCCATGGCAGTAATAATAACCAGGGGATCAAGGGCGCTCTGGTGGTTTGGGGCCAGGATCACTGGAACATTTTCCGGAAGTCTGCCGCTGATCTTTACCGGCAGAAAAAGCCGGGCAGGCAGGCGTATTATCCCGTATATTATGGAAGAAACAAGCCGACGAGTCTTGCCCGGGGATTTAAGAAGATTCAATTGCTCAGATGAAAGCATTTTTTCAGGCTCCTTGAGCTCTTCAACCAGATCTTTTCCTGTTGTCCCTGCACTGGCAGCTCCTGCAGCCTCGCGCAAAAGGTCCCGCACGATTTGCACCCGGCCCACAGCGGAATCATCCAGCTCGACTCCTGCATTATCCCGAAGAGCAATGGTCAGCTCAACCCAGTTAAGGGAATCTATGCTTAGATCAAGGGAAAGGCTGCTGTCAGGAGAGAGTCTTTGATCATCATACTGCTTTGTTAGATAGTCCCAGGTACTTCTGACGGCTGGATCAGACAGGAGCTGCTGGTCCTCGGGTGACATTGCATCAATAGAAACTGGTTCAGGACTTGCTTCTGATGCCACATCACTATCCTTAAGGCTCTTAAACAGCTCGCTGAGTTTGTGTCTGCGCAGTTTCCCCAGGCGGGTTCTGGGCAGTGGGTCCATGGTGATGCGCAAAACAGATGGACGGTGATGACTGGGCAAATTTTTTGATTCTTCCTGAACTGTCTTTTCAACATGCTGCTGAATTTTGTCTGGGCTCACCTCACGGACTAAATCCGTTTCCGGAACAACCACTGCTGCCAGGCGGTCATTGTCTTCAAGCACCCCGGCCTCACGAATATGTCCGGATTGGGTCAGATTTTTTTCAACCCGTTCCGGATCCACGTTTTCTCCGCCTGAAAGAACAAGCATGGCTGATTTCCGGCCTTTCAGATACAGGAATCCTTCCTTGTCCATGCTGCCCATATCCCCGGTCCTGAACCAGCCGTCCTGGTCCAGCACTTCTTCAGTCTTATCCGGAAGGTTCCAGTACCCACTGAATACATTGGCCCCCCTGGCCATGACTTCCCCGACTTTGTCCTGGGATTTTGAATCATCTATGGACAGCTCCACGCCCTTAAGAGCCCTGCCCGCGCTTTCGAGCCTGATTTCATCAGGAGGATTAAAAGTAAGGATAGGCGAGGTCTCACTCAGGCCATATCCTGTAGCCACTTCCCACCCAAGAGCCTGAAATTTTCTTCCCAGATCAGGATCAAGGGCCGCACCTCCTGCGACCATTAGACGCAAATCCGGTCCCAGACTCTTGTGAAGGCGGGAAAAGAGATACCTTCCAATTCTGATATTCAAATATTGTCGAAAAATCATTGACATTTTAATCATTGACTTAAACGATGCAGAGGCAATTCTGCCGCGCGCGGAAACCCTTCCTTCCAGGGCATTCCATATGGCTTCGTACAGTCTGGGCACTCCAAGCATGGCGTTGGCTTTGCCCTGGCGCAGAGCCCTTAGAATCTGCGGTCCCACTAAGGAATAGGGCACAATAATGGCCACTCCGATCATAAGCTCAGCCATAAGACCCACTGTAAATGGATAGACATGATGAAAAGGCAGAGGAACCAGCATCCTGTCAGGCTGGTTAATAAAACGTTCCGGCTTCAGGGAATCCATATTACTGGTTATGTTAAAGTGAGTAAGGGGAACCCCTTTGGGCGGACCAGTGGTGCCGGAAGTATAAAAAATTGCCGCCAGATCATCCTTTTTCGCTCTTGGCCTGGCTGTTTCTGAACTAAGCAGTCCTTTCCAGCTGTTTTTATCATCTTCTTCTGCATCAAATAGTCTGACCTGTACGTTTTCAGGGGTTTTTTTTATTCTTTTCTTCAGCTCCGAAGTGGTGAATATAAATTGTGGCTCGCAGTCTGAAAGAACGTGCTCAAGGTCTTCACCCGGCATTTGGGTATCAATGGGAACAATTACCGCGCCTGCGTACATTACTCCCAGGGCGGTTACCACCCAGTGAGCACTGTTGGGGGCCATAATAACAACCCTGTCCCCGATTTCCAGTCCGGCTTCAATCAGGCCGGCGCAGAGCTGACCTGAACGCTGAA from Desulfonatronovibrio magnus harbors:
- the ppsA gene encoding phosphoenolpyruvate synthase yields the protein MNSSKQEEFVLWFEDIGSDDLSRVGGKNASLGEMISALKEQDISVPDGFATTTQAYWKFIDENRMKEKLTSLLDDYQKDRKSLKQTGKAIRKLFNEGDMPEDVSRAVREAYSELSKRYSTDAADVAVRSSATAEDMPEASFAGQQESFLNITGEDSLMEVCKKCFASLFTDRAIAYREENNFKHMDVALSVGIQKMVRSDLAGSGVLFTLDTDSGFPDVVLINAAWGLGENVVQGTVNPDQYTVFKPFLGKEEIDPIIEKTHGSKEKKMVYADAGKTPTRNIKTTQKERDSFVLTDDEIVQLARWGAAIEKHYEKPMDIEWAREGEHDHIYIVQARPETVHSQKAAATLKTYRLMEEGKRLLTGLSIGQSIATGNAAVIKSADQIGKFKDGSVLVTTMTDPDWVPIMKKASAIVTELGGRTSHAAIVSREMGIPAIVGAADATTTLKNDQKITVSCAEGDKGYVYQGYLEFEEQDLDLEKVPDTKTDIMLNIGAPEAAMRWWKLPCRGVGLARMEYLINNVIKIHPLALTRFDKVKDKKARSRITELTRGYEDKEEYFVELLSRGIGVIAASRHPHPVIVRMSDFKTNEYADLIGGRQFEPDEENPMLGWRGASRYYSDEYRDGFALECRAIRRVREKMGFANVVIMIPFCRTPAEADRVLEVLAENGLLRGKKNLEVYVMAEIPSNVIEAEAFASRFDGFSIGSNDLTQLVLGISRDSEKLAHLFDESEESVKRMISMLIETAHKHGSKVGICGEAPSNDSEFAAFLVEEGIDSISLQPDSVIRVIERVAELERSE
- the gpmA gene encoding 2,3-diphosphoglycerate-dependent phosphoglycerate mutase, encoding MEEKLILLRHGESLWNRENRFSGWTDVDLSEQGIAEAQEAGKILKFKGYSFDIAYTSVLKRAVRTLWIVLDEIDQMWIPVERSWRLNERHYGALQGMYKEETAKNFGEEQVFLWRRSYDIRPPALNKTDKRYPGYDPRYREVKNSELPLTESLKDTVERFLPYWHGSIAPDLKAGKKCIVTAHGNSLRALVKYLNNVSHDDIVSLNIPTGIPLAYELDEDLRPVKHCYLGDS
- a CDS encoding AMP-binding protein, translated to MNVQTIPELLSSREIDENHEAVIVFYRDSVETISRRDIFQRSGQLCAGLIEAGLEIGDRVVIMAPNSAHWVVTALGVMYAGAVIVPIDTQMPGEDLEHVLSDCEPQFIFTTSELKKRIKKTPENVQVRLFDAEEDDKNSWKGLLSSETARPRAKKDDLAAIFYTSGTTGPPKGVPLTHFNITSNMDSLKPERFINQPDRMLVPLPFHHVYPFTVGLMAELMIGVAIIVPYSLVGPQILRALRQGKANAMLGVPRLYEAIWNALEGRVSARGRIASASFKSMIKMSMIFRQYLNIRIGRYLFSRLHKSLGPDLRLMVAGGAALDPDLGRKFQALGWEVATGYGLSETSPILTFNPPDEIRLESAGRALKGVELSIDDSKSQDKVGEVMARGANVFSGYWNLPDKTEEVLDQDGWFRTGDMGSMDKEGFLYLKGRKSAMLVLSGGENVDPERVEKNLTQSGHIREAGVLEDNDRLAAVVVPETDLVREVSPDKIQQHVEKTVQEESKNLPSHHRPSVLRITMDPLPRTRLGKLRRHKLSELFKSLKDSDVASEASPEPVSIDAMSPEDQQLLSDPAVRSTWDYLTKQYDDQRLSPDSSLSLDLSIDSLNWVELTIALRDNAGVELDDSAVGRVQIVRDLLREAAGAASAGTTGKDLVEELKEPEKMLSSEQLNLLKSPGKTRRLVSSIIYGIIRLPARLFLPVKISGRLPENVPVILAPNHQSALDPLVIITAMDRDKLKSFYWAGFSGLFFTNPLTRWLSRIVRLLPVDPGAAPRASLALAASILKRGDGLIWFPEGQRSPDGKLQEFKSGIGLILRAEPVPVIPVFIKGTWDLMPPGRLLPRPGKVEIIFGEPVSPEEFTMDEAEIADMIRWKVEALSNK